The region AGATTGGGATGGCCATGAACCCAGTTGTGCCAAATCACGAGGAAATGTGCCACGATAGCTGCGTACTTGATCCTGGTTGCTAGGGTTGCTTCTTTGCTGCAAAATATCTCCACATAAAACCAAACAACCAAAAGGTACGTCTTTGTAACCAATAATGCGGCATTTGGACGATGTTCCAGTACTCTACCATCAATCAATTCTTGAAGGCAGTTTGGGAACGTTAGCTTCAGGGTGGATCTCCAATTCTGCCTGTCACAACGATTGATATCGCCAAGTCCTAAGCCGTGAGCGAATATGGGAAGGACATCATATACAAGCTGGATATGGTTCATGTGAACCAGGTAGTTACCCATCATAAGAACACAATTGGCATGATCGAGAGGATTTAGCAGCTTCTTGTTATTATGTATGTAGTCCTGATCACAAAGATCGTAGATAACACAACCAGTTTCTGTCACTTGCTTCCCGCAAGAAAAGACCAACCCGTGATCGCGTGAAATGGGTTCAAATCTGCCTCCGACAGTGGATGTGGCAAGCTGAACCATAACCTTCCTTCCGAACTGTGACCAATCAATGGGCCCACGATCTCCTTAAGTTCCTGCTCAAAAAGGCGTTCTACATCCTGCCACTGATGATGAACAAATGTACTGTCAAACTTATTGCAGGTTGGCATTGTGAGAACAGCAATTCGAGGAAGGTGTGGATTCAGTAAAATTACGGATTTCTTTCGCGGAAGGAAAACCCGAGAGTAATTCTTCTCAATCTCTTCTTGAATTTTACGAATCGAAGAGGGAATTTCACTTTCCCTAGCACTGGCAATTTCAAAGTTTGTCTTGGAGTGGATTTTCAACAACTTCATTTTCTTCTAACTGTGGCTCTTCTGTTCTTGGCCTTTTAGGTTCTGAGCCGAAAGGTAAGTGATCGATTGGGGTGTGGCCACAATAGTCACAGCGTAAGGCACTGCTTTTGTACTCTTCACATTCACAAATGGAGCATTTGCCTCGAGAAATACCTCGCTTAATTTAATAATTTGGAGCATGATTCAAATTAGAGTGTTATTTTACACTTAAGAGGGAATGTCCACTAAAGTCGAGCAAAAGgtggcacatgatgaaaaatcaaaattcttcatatttcatacaaagataGTCTATCATACTGTAAGAAACGtggtgggatttttttcttgaaagatttattttaattcccgaAAATGACGAAATTGTGTTCGGCCCCCACGATCAGAGAAAATGCCACTATTTTAGCATAAGATGCTATATTCAAAGCAATCCCCATTTTCAGTTCGCATCGCTTTTAACCTCACATTTGTACCCAGAAACTTCTTTAATATGTGTCAACGAGTAATTCGAGCATAAACATTCACTTCTGTGTCGAAACAGAAATTCAGGGAAAGCcgtgaaaaattagcaaaattttgcgtggtcgaaattccaggctcggtgcattttttcagaaggaaatATCCATTCCCGGTAAAATCGTCGCCCGAAATTTTTACATTTAGTTAGTAGAAACGTTGGTCTTAATCCGGATATACAAATTAGTGCCGGGAATTTTATCACCGCAAAGTATCAACACTCTCAAACTCGGCAAAATCGATCTATCCACACgcgtaaaaaaaacaaaacacttgcACAGCAGGAAACGTTTGAACAGTTGTCGCTGAAAATGTCGCATAAGCACAAAGTTGAAGCCTACCTCGATGATAGTTCCCTGCGATGagatttctttttgtcttgtCTTGGTTAAGCGATACCGGAgagaagtggaaatttcagaatATGATGAGGTTAACAAACAGCCAAGTTCTGGGTAGGATCGTGACAACTTCTGGTGCATTACTGAAATAACGACATcactttcttggttttcttcttttaatccAAAAGTAATAGCATTAGGGATAAAATATTACCGATATGTTGTTAAAACGTCGTGTGAATTAATGAGAGAAAAATTCAATCGAAAATATATATAGTGAGAAACGAAGCGGGTGGTcaaggaaatttcaaatttggctttgattGACAGGACTAGCCTTCATTGACAACCGCAAAAAAAAGCTTTTCCAGAGCACTTCTGCTGTTACGTTTCTTGAAGCGACTGCCAGGACGACTATTCCTGCCCTTTCGTCATGGAAAgtaaatgttctttctttaagTTAGTTGGAGGTATTTGCGATTATGACAAGCGGTATTCCAGTGGTGATACCGTGCCCCTATCATCGTGTGAAAGAGGTGTTGGCGAATATGTAAGGAGTGTTGGAATAAGTGATATTTCCTCCGAGGTTGAACTTATTCTCGCTTGTGCTTCCACGTTTTCCTTTCCAAGTAAAATATCTGCATGGACAGTCTGTCCAGCACATCGCTATAGCTTGGGAATTGGTTGGCGAAGGGGAGCAAATCGATGAGGTGTTCCAGCTGGGCTTGCTAAGCATACCAACAAAAGGAAGGCTGATCGTGGTATTGGCAACAAGGAGTCCAAGGAAATTCTCCGTTAAACAGGGGTCTTTGTTCCCGCAGGATCTGGTACGTAATCAATTATGTTACTCCGAAGCTAAGCCGCGTGCACTCCGTAAGTTGTGCGTGTGAGTACAATCGGAATCAGACTGGTTGCAAATCTAACATATATTTTCACTCATCCAGATTGTAATTGGCAAATTCATTGCTATGAGTAGAGCTGTCACTGAGTGGTTAAGAGATGCTCTGGGGTCAGATCTACATAGGATGGTGCATGCCTCACTGAATAATTGTATGTCATCTTATCTGTAGGTATTTGTAGAGATTGCAGAGAGAAGCTTGCAGCTAGCTTACTTGGTGAGACTAGCATAGCAACGCCTTCAAGCGTAACAAAAGAAAGTCTCACACACAGTTTTGCAGAAATGTCTTTGGTAAGTCTGTACTTTTGGTCAAGAGATCCTAATTTTGTGAGTTTCCTGCGCATACGTTGGCCATGTCTTGGGAAAGTGTGTGTGGCTTTTGGTGGCTTTACTAAAAGACATTGaaggattttattttttaattagaATGACTGGGGCCAAAGGAATGGTGACGTGTGTAAgccaaagaccaaaaaaattcaattaaggaggctccctagagttttatggctgcgcgcaagctgggcactggTATGGCGCGTAAATCCTCTCTCATGTATGTTCTTCTGATCTTTATGACGGcagcgtgaccaaatctgtaaaattaactgttAATTTTCTCGCATTCCCTTgggtaaaatttgttttaaattggctCAGTTCAAACCACATACGGTTCCTATCAACTACCCtacatttgttaaaatctgtctgaatatagtaaaggaaaagacagattacagaatattggcaaaagcgTGTCagcgaccttgactttttaccgcttcaaaatgtcaggcaatatcatttccataatgtggcaaagaacaagaaaattcgccgaacaaaagtataaatattaaggaatttagaCGAAAAATAGGAGtatatctgcctgtcattagatgtgatgttgccatggcaacgtccataatctaaaaattaacacccaaaaaataacccatattatatcggtaccctggtaaatctctacagggaAACTTTCAAGAGAAATTAACTAGGTTTCTTTCCTGTAGTGACGGTATTCACAgatactctagggagccaccttaaatacatCATGGCAAAAAGCCCGAAAGGATCCTATGGAAATGAATAACTTCCTTCGAAAACAAATAGGTGGATCATATagctttcaagaaaaaaaagttcattTCCCTTTTGGGGTCCTGTTCCTCAGAGCACTCCTCTTACTCCGGGTCAAAATTTGTACGTCCCCGGTGATACGTCAAGTGAAGATGAAGAAGTTCTGTTGAGAGTAGACGAAAAGAAGCCCTCTCTAGACACTCTAAACACCTATTTAGCAGCAAGAGACATAAGTCCAGTAAGATCACAGCTGCAAACCCCATGGGAGAAGGCAAGTGCAGGAACGAAACACTACTACATGCGCAAAGCAGGTCAAGCCGCTGTCGCTATACTTAATGACATAAGCCCTCAGGATTCACAGTCTTTGTTCAGCGAGGTGGCCTCCTCAGGCGTGTTACGGCAACAGTTCATCTCAAGTGAGGAGGTTTCCCCAGAAAGCAACGTAGATGAGACGCTCATGGCAGCTCTTTCCGAGTGCTATGGTGCTGCAAGCAACTGGGCAACACGGCGACAAATACTATCGATAATGGCAGACAAAGTACGTTACAAGACTCTCCTTAAATACGTACCAGATCTGACAAAATACCGCTACGCGGAAGCCAAACGTCACTGCTTGAGGAATGCCAGTACTTCATCAAAGAGCGCCAAGACGGGATCTTTCCCCGCAGATTGGACATTTCATAATGTTTATAACAAGGCCACATATCGTGCAAGATCTGCCATTTGGCCAGCGACAAAACGACAATAAAGGTCCCAAATGTTATCAGAACTCTAATCCCTGAGAGAGGGGTCAGCAGTACACAGCATATTGTGATGAGTGTAACTTCAGAGCGTTGAGCCGTAGCACATTGTTGCGAGTATAAACCGTCTGCTCAGCGCCAAGACGGGATGTTTCCCCGCAGATTGGACATTTCATAATGTTTATAACGAGACCACATATCATGCAAGATCTGCCATTTGGCTAGTGCTCTATCATAACTTCAGAGCGTTGAGCCCTAGCACATTGTTGCGAGTATTATCCGTCTGCTCAGCATGTTCAAGGAAATCTCTTCAAGGCCTCGACTACATAAGCTCGTTGGGTGCTCAGGCATTTGACAACCTAGCAGAAGTAGCTGAGAAAATTGGGGGCGCAGGAAAAGGGATGCACTGGGTCAAGGATTTGCAGAATGGCCTACGTGCGGCAAAACGCTACCTTAAAAGTGATTACAAGTTTTCTCATTGATCATTTAGATCGCACTAAGGGGAAACCGCTGTAAACGGAGATGCTATCACGAGCAGTGGTTTACATGTATACACTGCTTCAAAAGCTTAACTTATATCCACCCCAAGTTCTCAAAAATTAGAGGTTCCTGTTAACTAAAATGTGTTGCTGGTGAACCATGCAAACTTTTTATCATACTTTTCTGGCATATAGAAACTTGTAGCTTTGaatcaatgaaaaaaacaaaaacaataaaagaagtGAATTAACAAATACATCGCTCAGGTTGATGTTGAAGCATTCGTGGGTTTTGTTCTATCCATTGATTTAAttgatttaaccctttgattacgcAGTAATGGCAGACGTGATCCAGCAGCTGAAATCCATCATGCCAAGCTTGACAACCTTCTACTATCGGCAAGACAATGCCAGCTGCTATCACTGCGGGCACGTCATTATTAGCTCAAGCAAATTAGGCCAAAAGGAGGGCATCATACTCAAGAGGCTTGACTTTTCAGATCCACAGGGAGGAAAGGGTGCGTGTGACCACAAGGCAGCAACCATCAAGTCTCACATGAGAGTCTTCCTAAATTCAGGAAATGACATCGAGACACCAGAACAGATGTTCAAAGCCGTGGTATCTTTCGGTGGAgtgccttcccttaatgtcacgCTTTGTGAACCATTTACAGGCGTGGAAACTTCAGCATTCAAGATAGATGGTGTAAGCCTTTTATCCAACATAGAGTATTCAGCTGAGGGGGTTCGCGTGTGGAGGGCGTATGGAATACGGTCCGGGTAAGATCGTGTATCAACAGAAGTCTTCTGGACAAGGTTCAGGCGCTTTACCCGCCCTTGTGGTAGCCCAAGTACACCGAAGTAATTTTTCATTGATAAAAGGGCGAACAACTGCTTCCGCGAAGCCCTCAGGGGATGAAAAAGAATCCACAGGCTCGGGAGGGGAAGATGCTTCGACTAACCTTTTTGCTTGTCCGGAGGATGGATGTATAAAAAGGTTCATTAGGCATTCCTCAGTGCTTCGTCACTTGGACTGTGGTAAGCACCAATATACTCTTGAGCATGAAACCTTATACGACAAAGCTGCTGTCCAATATGCAGAACAACTGGAAGGACAAGGAGCCACTATGGTACCCGTCGTAATTGTCCCTACCAAACACGCCAGTGCACGAAATCTGGATATCGGCTGGGCGCTGAAGCTAACTGGACCTCGACGAACTAGGTTCACTGTTGCGCAACGGTCATATCTTACCAAAAAGTTCAAACTCGCAGAggtgaaagggcaaaaagcTGATCCGGCATCAGTGGCTCGATCTATGATGCATGCAAAATATATCAATGGTACCAGGATGTTCCAAAGTGACGACTTCctgacagccaatcaaataggaGGATTCTTTTCATGTCTTGCGTCAAAGAAAACTCTCCCTGACGAAGAAGCTGCTAGATGTGAGGCTGACATTGATACCATGATATCCCAAGTGGTTGACGATCTCACACCAAGGCACCCGATTGTGTTTGACTCTTTCAACCTTTGCGAACTGTCCTGTATAGGGAAACTAAATACCCTTGCAATCCAACTCCTAAGAGAGATGTGTTGTCACATTGGTATCGCTGTTGACGACATCAAGGTTAGGCACCGGAAACCGTacatcgaaaaattaaaaacgctCAGTGATAAGTGTACTTGTACGCAGCTATGAATAAAGTAGTATGTACTGGATTAAGTAAATTATATCCAAACCAGAATtcgacattttcttttcaaagttctggtcaagttttcgtttctttatTTCACAATGCAATGTATGATAAGGAATTTCAAGATAACATTTGCTAATTGTTTTTACAATACACAGTTCTGTATACGAGTTTAAAAAACGCGACATTGGACTTTCATAGTTGCGATTTGGTGGGGTTTAAGatccttaaaattgccaaaaactAACATCGCCTGGATTAATAGGATAGCAGTCTTATGACTGCTCTCTTTGAACGTTTTATGCTGTGCGTGTAATATATGTGGCACTTTTTGACAACTTTTCCCCCGAACTTCCCGTTGGCCGTTCCTGTCCTCGTTATTGCATCTCAGTTTGTCACGGTTCTTTACGCGCTGacgattttattctttttcaaagttGAACTTAATCGAATATCTAGTATGTGCGCAGCATTTTACTGAAGGGACCCGATATGCTACTTTCGTGTATTCAGAACTCGCTTATCTCGCAAAACAGTTAGGAATACAGTTTAAAATAGTAGGGCTCAATTTTTTGTCTCCATTAGGAGAGCCTGACTGGGGTTCATTACGTCCAaatcgttgcgtgacatccttaaggtttttattaaattctgatttcaaccttttaaggttgaaatcagaatttattTTACCACAACCACAACGTAaagtttgtttccttcatttcgCACATAATCTATTTTTTAGGTTTGATGCTTccaaataaatatgaaaaacaagCGCAGGATTACTGTGAAATTGATAATGATAAGTCGCTCTTCATTCCTCACTTTAAATTAAATGTACACGGAAATATGTTTTCTACATGtcagttcaagtgcaaaaagcTCTTTAAATCTTGCGATCGCATTCATAATACGCCagtaattaaaaaacgaaagataTCTTGGGTTTCAAGGGTCTGTCCTGGGACCACTGCTATTCTCcctttacatgtatatcatcTCTGCACACAGACTCGACGCAatgatgtatgctgatgacacccaGCTCTACATTTTTATGCGTAAAGGGAACCGCGTTGTTGCTTTAGAAAATCTCAGTCTGTGTCTGGATGATGTTATGAGTTGGAATTTATGCAATATGCTTGAATGTAATCCGTCAAAGACTGAAATTATCCATTTTtcttcgcgtttttcacctcCTGAACCGATTGCTTTGATTAAAGTTGGCCATCACTACGTTCAGCCTACCAGTGTTATCAAAAACCTTGGAGTCACGCTTGATTCACATCTCACCTTTGTTCCTCATGTCAACAACATCTGTCGCGCTCTTTCGCGTTCGTTTCATTCCATCGGCAGAATTAGAAAATATCTTTCGCAAGCGGATACTGAGCGCATTGTCCATGCCTTCGTTTTATCGACATTGGATTACTGTAATAGCTTGCTTTATGGGTTGCCTTCTCGTGAAATTGAGAAACTTCAGAGATTGCAGAACACCGCGGCAAGATTAACTGTGTGCATGAAGAAGACCGATCACATTACTCCTGTTCTTAAAAAGTTGCACTGGCTTCCTGTTAATGACAGAATAACTTTTAAGTTACTGTTGCTTATGTATAAATCTCTTAATGGCCTTGCTCCGGTGTATATTAATGAACTGTTGCATCATTACACTCCCTGCCGTTCTCTTCATTCCAGTGATTCCAATTTCCTTGCTATCCCGAAGACTACTACAATTACCTACGGAGATAGATCTTTTGCGGCTATTGCTCCAAAGTTATGGAATCAGCTACCGCTTGCCATTAGACAAAGCGACAGTGTTGATAGTTTTAAAAGGGCTATGAAAACATACCTGTTTCGTGAGAGCTCTTTTTTTGAGTTGTAAAAAGCATCGAGACATTTTATATGTAGAATGCGTTTTTAAGaactttaattattattattattgagcaACTGAACAGAAGTGGCACAAGTCACGGCTTGACTTCCGTGACACCATTTACACAAGTTGACGGATTGATGCTGTGACTTTGCCGATTTTGAGGGTGTTGGTAGTCGGCGCTGATAAAAAGCCCGGCGCTAATTTGTATATCCGGATTAAGACCAACGTTTCTACCaactaaatctaaaaatttcgggcgatttgctattttaccgggaatggatatttccttctgaaaaaatgcacggagccgggaatttcgaccacgcaaaattttgctaatttttcacgGCTTTCCCTGAATTTCTGTTTCGACACAGAACTGAATTCTTAGGCTCGAATTACTCGTTGACACATATTAAAGAAGTTTCTGGGCACAAATGTGAGGTTAAAAGCGATGCGAACTGAAAATGGGGATTGATTTGAATATAGCATCTTAcgctaaaatggcggcgttttctCTGATCGCGGGGGCCGAACAGAATTTCATCATTTTCGGGATTTCCTCTGATGTTGCCATTAGTCATTGATGTAATGTGAAAAACCTTACCTAGGTTATTATTCGGAGGAAAAGAATGTTTGTACCTTCCTATTGGGTTACATTTATTTCCTCTCGTCATTGTAAAGAAAACTTTTCTGCTTATTCGAAATAAGTTAGGGAGGATCAACATGCACGAAGTAACTTGAGCTACTATTATATGTGACCTACGAGTAAGCACGTTACCTTGTAGTTGCCTAGTAAACAAATATCAGCGTCATTTTCGAAACATctgaaaaacatggaaatccTGAAAGGTTATGATACTGATGAATTGTCATCAGAAGAAAGATa is a window of Montipora foliosa isolate CH-2021 chromosome 5, ASM3666993v2, whole genome shotgun sequence DNA encoding:
- the LOC138002224 gene encoding uncharacterized protein, with the protein product MYADDTQLYIFMRKGNRVVALENLSLCLDDVMSWNLCNMLECNPSKTEIIHFSSRFSPPEPIALIKVGHHYVQPTSVIKNLGVTLDSHLTFVPHVNNICRALSRSFHSIGRIRKYLSQADTERIVHAFVLSTLDYCNSLLYGLPSREIEKLQRLQNTAARLTVCMKKTDHITPVLKKLHWLPVNDRITFKLLLLMYKSLNGLAPVYINELLHHYTPCRSLHSSDSNFLAIPKTTTITYGDRSFAAIAPKLWNQLPLAIRQSDSVDSFKRAMKTYLFRESSFFEL